Part of the Clostridium sporogenes genome, ACATAACAATTATTTTGTTTTAATACCAAATCTCCCATTTTTTCTCTCTTTATGCCTAAAGATGTTAAAGCCCCTAAAAAATCCTTGTGTTCTAGATTCACAAATTTAGAATTATAGTTTATTTTAACTAGAACTACTGGAAAATCTTCAGTATCATAAACATTAAATCCTATAATTTGTCTTTCTGCATCTTTAAAAACTCCAAAGATATCTATTTTTAAATTTAAAAAGTGAGCCAATTCACAAGAAACTTTACATATGTTGTTAGTACAAAAATAAGATGAAAATAGCTGTTTCCCTGTTTTTTCTGCCAAAATAGCCTTATTATATATATCTAGCAATAAACTCTTATCTTCTATATTTACTTTATTTAAAAATTTTTCTTTGTCCATTTAGAACATGCCTAAAATAATAAAAACTAAATTTCTTAAAACATCTAATAAAACAAAAGCAAATATAGGTGAAAAATCTATCATCAAATTAGGAGCTATTTTATTTTGAAAACTTCTTGCAGGTTTCATAAGTGGATCCGTAAGACTATGTATAAAATTGGTGAAAGGATCCCTTCTTCCAGGAGCTATCCAAGATAATAGTACATCAATTAAAATAGCTCCTTCTAAAAGCCTAAATAAAAGTGATACTGCTGTTGTTATAGTATTAGATACCATATTTGCCTCCAAATTTTATTTATTCCAATTAAATATGCCCTTACTAGATATTAATTGACTTTTAAGTTCATTGGTAACTTCTACTGTTGAGGGTGCTAATATATACACAGATTTTTCTACTTCTTCTAAGCTACCACCTAATGCATAGCTTGCACCACCCATAAAATCTAGTAATCTTTGGGCTATTTTAGTTTCTAAATCAGTAGTATTTACTATTATTATTTTTCTATTCTTCAATTCATCACATATATCTACAGCTTCTTCATAACTACAGGGTTTTATTATTTTAACTTTAGCTGAAACTGCTGTATGTATACTTACTACTTTATTATTTCTCTTTGTATTTGAAGATATAAGCGGAGTTACTTCTTCCTCTACTGTTTCTTCTTCTACTTCTTCTAAATCCTCTTCTAAATCATCCTCTAGGCCTAAAAGTCCAGCCATTTTATCTAATATTTTACCTGACATAATGTTTACCTCCTTAATAATTACTTTATATCATAATTTCTTTTTCCAAAAATTCCTTGTCCTACTCTTATCATATTAGATCCTTCTTTTATAGCAATAGGGTAATCTCCTGTCATTCCCATAGATAAGTATTTCACTTCTATATTTTTAAAGCTCTTATTTTGTAGTGTTGAAAAGATTTCTTTCATTTGTCTAAAATATTTAGCACATTCCTCATCAGATCCTTTAGGTATTATGGTCATAAGACCCTTGGCTTTCACATTTTCACATTTTTCTATAGCATCTAGCATATTTCCTAAATCTTCTTTACATATGCCATATTTACTTTCTTCTTTCCCTATGTTTATCTGAATTAGTACATTTGCTATCTTATTTTGTTTTTTATATTTATCCTCTATTTCTTCTAAAAGTCTAATACTATCTAAAGAATGTATTAAATAAACCTTTCCTACTATATACTTTATCTTATTTCTTTGAAGGTGGCCTATTAAATGCCATCTTATATCTTTTTTTTCTTTAAAATACTCTATTTTATCTACAAGCTCTTGCACCTTATTTTCTCCAAAATCTCTCAATCCAGCCTCATATGCTTCCTCTATATATTCTACTGGTTTAGTTTTGGATACCCCTATAAGAGTTACATCTTTTGGTAAACTTTTTTTTACGCTATTAATATTGCCTTCTATTTCCAAAGTCATGCCCCCTTACAGCCTAATTATTATTTACTTTATAATATTCTCTATAAAATCTAAAAGTCCTTCAGAATTAAACACTTTTAAACTAATTATTTTTCTGTGGATTTAATATTTTTTGTTTTTTTATCATTACTATAAGCTGGTACTATTATTTTATCTTTTTCTTGTATATCCACATATATTTTTCTAAGCATTAATATTTGAAGATACCCATCATTTCTAAGCATATATTCTTTAATTGATGTTTTATCACCTATAACCTCAATATAAAAAGGAGCTAATAATTTTATTCCACCATTTATTCCAATAAAAGTTCCATCACAATATATATCAGAAACATTAGTTATTCTTTGACCATTTAAAGATATAGCCTCCACTTTAGCATTTTTTAAATCATTTATAACCTGTATAATATCTGTATTATGTATTAATTTAAGTTTATTTTCTTCGTAGGTTCCTCCTTCAAATAATTCCTTATCTGCATCATTTAATACTATCCTTACTCCTGGTCCTTCTACAGGTATAGTTCCTAATTGTAATTTATTTTGAAAAATTTCCTTATTAACCTCTTCTCTTATTTCTTTGTCGTTTGACAATTGATTTTCATATTTTTCTAATTTTTCATAATAAGCATTATATTTTTCTCTTAAGTTACTAACTTCTGCATATAATTTATTTTTTTCATTAAGTGATTCTTGATATTGTTTTACATTTAAAAAAGTTCTAGCATTTACCTTTTTAAAACTTATATTCATGGAGATTAATATTCCTACGGCTATAGAAGCTATGAATATAAATATAGTAGCTTCGTTATTTCTCATCTATTTCACCTCAGTATGAGATTTAGCTTTTTCTATAAGTATTCTTCTTATTACTCCAAAATTATCAAATATTCTGCCTCCAAAAACCACTACAGCAGCTAGATATATAGGAACTCCCATTTTATCTCCTAAATAAGCTAACCCTGCTGCTAGTACTGCATTACCAAAAAATCCTGATATAAATATATCTGCATGGAAATTTTTTGCAAGCGAGGCTCTTAAGGCCCCAAATACAGAATCTAAGCAAGCCAATATAGCTACTGACATATAAGGGGAAAATTTATCTGGTATATTAACTTGAAAAACTGCTCCTATTACAATACCTATTATAAGTCCCAAAAAACCTATCATATAAAAGACCTCCTAATTACTTTTAGTGGAAATTATTTTTCTTCCACAGGTTTTGCATATTCATTTTTATAAACCTTGTTATATTTCGACATTTTTATGTCATCTTTTTTTTCATATTTTATATCACATATAGCTTTAAAGTCCACAAAGACCTCTGGGAAATCTATTGTGGCATATAATAAGTCTTTGTTCCCTATGGCTTCTATAGTTATCCTTTTATTAGGAGATACTCTCTCATCATTAATCATTATATAGTTTCCAGCAATCCTTATACCCGTTCTATTAACTATTCTTATACCATTTATAGCTATAGATTCGGCCCCTGCAAACCTTAATTCATTTACTAAATAAACTAAATGCTTGTCTGTTATCTTATCACTTGGAGTAGATCCAAATATATCATTTATAGGATTTAAATATATTACTACACCTGGTCCCTTTACATCTGTATTTCCAGTTAGAAGTCTTGTGGTTTCAAGCTCTTGAAGTAAATTTTTAGTAGCATCACTTTTGGAAGAAGCCTTATTCTCATAATCTTTTAATTTTCCTTGAAGTTCATCTACTTTTTTCTCTAATTCTGTTTTTTCTTTTTTATATTGATCGATTTCTACAGTAACATCTTCACTACTTTTACTTGTTATATTTAGAGTTTTTTCTTGTTTTACTATAGATTTAAATTGATGAGATAACATAAATCCTAATATAGCACAAACCAATGCTATACTAATTTGTGAAGTCTTTTTCATTTCTTACCTCCTATTTTTCTATATAAAATACAGGATTTCCTTCATAACTCACATCCACATATCCTTTTTTTGCTTTTTTAAGTTCATCCCTTTTTAAAATATTTATAGCTGTATTTATTTTTTTTTCTATTTGATCTGATGTACCTATTTTTACGCATATACCCTTAGAGTAAATTCTAATATCCAATAAATTTCTTAAATCTAACTGAGTAAAAACTATATCAGAGGTATTATTTTTTAATAGCACTCCAAAATCATTTAAAATTTTTACTGCTCTTTCATCCTTAGATTTTAAAGGATTTCCTATTTTAGATTCATTGAATTCAAACCCTTGTAAATTGATAAGTTTCATATTTTTAATGTCTTTTCTTTTTTCTAATAGGCATCCATTTTTAGATATAATAAAAAAGTCTTTATCTACTTTATTATAAAACAAAGCTTCTCTTTCTTTAACATATATCTGTAATTTATTCGGAAGTTTTTTTGTAATTTTTACTTCTTCAATATATGGATTCAATGAAACATTTTCTATTGCATCTCTTTTGTTAGCATAAAATATATTATTCCCAGTTTTAATAGTAGAAGTATCTTTTATTAGCTCTTTAGATATATTTACATTACCTTGTACCTCAATTGATTCTATATTAAAATAAGGCATTTTAAGGCATAGGGTTACCAAGATAGATATTAAAAATATAAATAATACTACTATCTTTTTTATTCTTTTTCTCTTTTTTTTTATTTTTATATATTCGTCTGTGCTTATTAAATCTTTACTCATTGCTTTACCTACCTAAATACTTAATTTATTATAACTTAAACTTAAATTTATTTTAACATTTTAATTCATTTATTTCATTAAAAAATAATTACAATATTTAAAATATATATTTTAAATATGAAAAACACTTATACATATTGTATATTAATTATTTATAATACTATTTTAAATTTTATTAAAGAATTTTTATTTTATAACAATTCTTATAATAAAATTATAGTATACTTCTTTATATAAAGCCAGTTAACTACATCCTAATATTCTTAAATTAATATTAATTTAAGAATATACAAAAAAAATAGCAACTAAATGTTGCTATTTTTTATATGGTATTTTCAGTTTGTCTAGATATATTAAGTAATATTCCCATAGCCATTAAATTAATTGCTAAAGAAGATCCTCCATAACTTATAAAAGGAAGAGGAACTCCTGTAACAGGCATAGAACCTGTAACAACAGCCATATTTATTATAGCTTGAACTGCTACTATAGATGTAATTCCCGTAGCTAAAATAGTACCATATGTATCTTTCGCTTTTGTAGCTATAACTATTCCCCTCCATATAAATATTGAGAATAAAATAACTATAAAAATACATCCTATTAAACCTAATTCTTCACCTATTATTGAAAATATAAAATCATTGTGGGGTTCTGGTATATAGTAACATTTTTGCCTCGATCTACCTATACCTACTCCCCAAATACCTCCAGATCCTAAGGCTAATAAGGATTGAATAAGCTGATATCCAGTATTTTTAGGATCCTTCCAAGGATCTAAAAAGCTTAAAAATCTAGCCATTCTAAAGGGTTCAAAATATATACCTGCTACTCCTGCTAATCCAACTACTAGCATTACAAAAGATATATGTTTAGTTCTAGCTCCCGCTACATATAAAACTATTAAAGTAACTATCATTATAACAGCTGCTATACTAAGATTTTTTTCTGCAAATACCAAACCTGCATAAAAGCCTGACACTAATAGATATGGAATTATACCATAAGCAAAGCTTTTAATTTTTTCTCCTTTGGACTCTAAACTTTTTGCCATATATATAACCACTATATATTTAGCTATCTCTGATGGTTGAAGAGATGCTGGACCTAATCTTATCCATCTTCTAGCTCCTTTTACTGGTGGAAATATAAAAACCATAAGTAATAAAACTATAGTTATAAGCATTAATTTTTTTGTATGCTTTTTATATTTATGATAATCAATTTTAATGATAAAGAGCATAGATATTATTCCTATGATGGCTGCTGCTCCCTGTTTCTTTAAAAAATAAGTACTATCTTTTATATTTGGATTGAAAAAGGCACTGTAAGAACTAGCACTATAAACCATTATTACCCCTATAGATACCAATAAGGCTATGGTAACAAAAAGAGTAAAATCTATAGCGCCTAATTTAGTTTTAGTTTTTTTCATATCCCGCTAATTCCTCCTATTAGATTACTTATAGATTCAAAATAAATTCATAGCTATAATTACATTATCTAATGCTTATTATACTGCTAAGAAAGCAACTAAACATAATATTACTGTAATTATTGAAAAAATAGATACTACTTTAGTTTCATGCCATCCACTTAGTTCAAAGTGATGATGTATAGGACTCATTTTAAATACTCTTTTTCCTGT contains:
- a CDS encoding YggT family protein — translated: MVSNTITTAVSLLFRLLEGAILIDVLLSWIAPGRRDPFTNFIHSLTDPLMKPARSFQNKIAPNLMIDFSPIFAFVLLDVLRNLVFIILGMF
- a CDS encoding RNA-binding protein, with amino-acid sequence MDKEKFLNKVNIEDKSLLLDIYNKAILAEKTGKQLFSSYFCTNNICKVSCELAHFLNLKIDIFGVFKDAERQIIGFNVYDTEDFPVVLVKINYNSKFVNLEHKDFLGALTSLGIKREKMGDLVLKQNNCYVPIYEDLYEYIYMNLDYIAKAPCRIEKMDLKTQVIPEFNFQEKSIIVSSNRADSIVASLCNISRTKALDLIGASKVFVDYDEVKSKNKEIHRGAIVTIRGYGKFKMDSFIGETAKGRIKILFKKFI
- a CDS encoding DUF881 domain-containing protein, encoding MRNNEATIFIFIASIAVGILISMNISFKKVNARTFLNVKQYQESLNEKNKLYAEVSNLREKYNAYYEKLEKYENQLSNDKEIREEVNKEIFQNKLQLGTIPVEGPGVRIVLNDADKELFEGGTYEENKLKLIHNTDIIQVINDLKNAKVEAISLNGQRITNVSDIYCDGTFIGINGGIKLLAPFYIEVIGDKTSIKEYMLRNDGYLQILMLRKIYVDIQEKDKIIVPAYSNDKKTKNIKSTEK
- a CDS encoding cell division protein FtsQ/DivIB, which encodes MSKDLISTDEYIKIKKKRKRIKKIVVLFIFLISILVTLCLKMPYFNIESIEVQGNVNISKELIKDTSTIKTGNNIFYANKRDAIENVSLNPYIEEVKITKKLPNKLQIYVKEREALFYNKVDKDFFIISKNGCLLEKRKDIKNMKLINLQGFEFNESKIGNPLKSKDERAVKILNDFGVLLKNNTSDIVFTQLDLRNLLDIRIYSKGICVKIGTSDQIEKKINTAINILKRDELKKAKKGYVDVSYEGNPVFYIEK
- a CDS encoding YggS family pyridoxal phosphate-dependent enzyme; the encoded protein is MEIEGNINSVKKSLPKDVTLIGVSKTKPVEYIEEAYEAGLRDFGENKVQELVDKIEYFKEKKDIRWHLIGHLQRNKIKYIVGKVYLIHSLDSIRLLEEIEDKYKKQNKIANVLIQINIGKEESKYGICKEDLGNMLDAIEKCENVKAKGLMTIIPKGSDEECAKYFRQMKEIFSTLQNKSFKNIEVKYLSMGMTGDYPIAIKEGSNMIRVGQGIFGKRNYDIK
- a CDS encoding DUF881 domain-containing protein, with translation MKKTSQISIALVCAILGFMLSHQFKSIVKQEKTLNITSKSSEDVTVEIDQYKKEKTELEKKVDELQGKLKDYENKASSKSDATKNLLQELETTRLLTGNTDVKGPGVVIYLNPINDIFGSTPSDKITDKHLVYLVNELRFAGAESIAINGIRIVNRTGIRIAGNYIMINDERVSPNKRITIEAIGNKDLLYATIDFPEVFVDFKAICDIKYEKKDDIKMSKYNKVYKNEYAKPVEEK
- a CDS encoding small basic family protein — encoded protein: MIGFLGLIIGIVIGAVFQVNIPDKFSPYMSVAILACLDSVFGALRASLAKNFHADIFISGFFGNAVLAAGLAYLGDKMGVPIYLAAVVVFGGRIFDNFGVIRRILIEKAKSHTEVK
- a CDS encoding cell division protein SepF, coding for MSGKILDKMAGLLGLEDDLEEDLEEVEEETVEEEVTPLISSNTKRNNKVVSIHTAVSAKVKIIKPCSYEEAVDICDELKNRKIIIVNTTDLETKIAQRLLDFMGGASYALGGSLEEVEKSVYILAPSTVEVTNELKSQLISSKGIFNWNK
- the spoVE gene encoding stage V sporulation protein E, giving the protein MKKTKTKLGAIDFTLFVTIALLVSIGVIMVYSASSYSAFFNPNIKDSTYFLKKQGAAAIIGIISMLFIIKIDYHKYKKHTKKLMLITIVLLLMVFIFPPVKGARRWIRLGPASLQPSEIAKYIVVIYMAKSLESKGEKIKSFAYGIIPYLLVSGFYAGLVFAEKNLSIAAVIMIVTLIVLYVAGARTKHISFVMLVVGLAGVAGIYFEPFRMARFLSFLDPWKDPKNTGYQLIQSLLALGSGGIWGVGIGRSRQKCYYIPEPHNDFIFSIIGEELGLIGCIFIVILFSIFIWRGIVIATKAKDTYGTILATGITSIVAVQAIINMAVVTGSMPVTGVPLPFISYGGSSLAINLMAMGILLNISRQTENTI